Genomic segment of Tiliqua scincoides isolate rTilSci1 chromosome 1, rTilSci1.hap2, whole genome shotgun sequence:
AAAGAGGAGCCGCTggggtggagaaggaagaggtgaTCATCATTGTGAGGTGTGCTACTTAACACTGAcgacaacagtggttctcaaatgattagtgtcaggatccactttttagaatgagagtttatcaggacccaccagaagtgatgtcatgaccagaaatgacattattaagcagaatttttttttaataatcctaggcggcaatcctacccacacttacccaggagtgactatcattgttaaaaacacacatagtagcctgttaaaagtacagatctgtaatatttcccaaatgttgtcacataccagtctaatatattcaaaatcaAATATTAgaaggaagggggacccaccCCTGGAAAACATTGGACTACAGCATTTAATGATTCAGTTCTGTTATATAATTGAACTATGTCACACAAATGCATACATCAAATCCTATGTTAGAGGGCAAGGGAAACAAATTGATACTGTTCATGATTAGATGGAAATGAAAGCAAAAAATCCCATTTCATACATGACTGTAAAATGCAGAGACTTTTAATGTGTTTCACACATTTCTAAGGGGTACTTAAAACATTCTGTTACAATTTGGCAGTGTGCCACATCCAGTCCCTCCTTCACCTGCAGCTGTTCTGCTGCATCACACCCACTTccaaaattggggagggggaggagagtgaGTACAGGGAAGTTATCTTGCAGAAGCTTATTTCCATTAGCACAACTCGGGATATAATCCATAGGATTTGATTCCATATTCACTTTTACATAACATGTTTCATGAGATAAGGAATCTGTATGATGTCTTCCTAAACATGAGAAACCTACTTATGAAGGCAACTTACCTGCCAGAGAACTTTTGCCAACCAGAAATTTTATACAAAATGGCTGTATTAATCATACGGCTGGCTATCAGGCACTATCAGAGCTGTACTGAATCACTGGCATCAATTTGTTCTATGCTCATTTCAATAGGCCTTCAACCAGCAGGTTGTTCCCAACATTGTGAACAGCTTCACAAAACAAATCAATTACGAGTAACCGCAATATTTAAAGAGTCCCTTAAATGCTCAGATGAGTAGAGCAGGTCACAAAAGCTTTCACACTTGCTCAGCTCATATTCAAACAGATGAGATTCTAACACTTGTAGCAAACATTCCTTTTAAGTAACTTACCCTGAGAACCCAGTTATACTCTCAACCCATCCACCTACATTACCTGGCCCAGGAGTGCTTTTACTACCCCAATAGTAATTTTTAATAGAAAATAGGAGGGAAAATACCCAAATATAAAACTGAGGAttttgcttaacccatttctgcccagccacaggTATACATATTCGatcactgttgcatatatgcaacattgggcagaaatggctttaaggtCCCGACCTAGAGAAGAAGTCTCTGATAAATAAGCAAATGAAATCTTACCTGTTTCTGAATTAGGAAGACCACCAAAACACTTTTTAAGCCAAGTATTATTTgccactgagtaaacatgcctgcATAAGTTTTATGCAAACATCGTTTGTTAAACCTAAACACTCACCAAATGTTCACCTTTTTTTGTCATGTAGAAGGCTCTCTGCTGTGAAACTAAGCAAACACAGACCCTATAGGAATACAGAAAGCAAACCTGCTAGGGAATTTTTATCTCTGCAGAGACAACCTGCTTCCTTGTTCTGTTAGAAATTTAGCTTCCTGACCTTTGAAAACATGGATCTGAGCCATCGAAGGCTCCAAGAGCATGGAGACCTCCTGAGACTTAGAAATGCAGGCTCCCTCTTATGGTTAATAATTGCTGGTTGGACAATCAATACCTCTCAAGTTTACTTTGAGtgccctctcccccccaaaaaagctccACTGAAAACAGCTGGGATAGTTTTTTGCACACCCTATGCATTCTTTCATTGATGCTGAAACAGGAATTTGACTAAGAATATATTTTATTCACAGAAAATATATGGTACACAATATCTGGATCAAGGTGGGAGTGAAAATGTCCTAAACACAAAGTTGTAGCACCACCACCTTGCTTTGCTTACAATAAGCCTACCTCTGAGGCTAAAACATGACCCCAAGAGGAGCCCTTGTGTTCATCACATCATTTGACCCTGTAAGTTTGAGGGGGCTTTGTTGTTGTAGCTGCTCAATAATAATGTAATAAATTCAGGGGGAGGAACTGCCCACAGGCCTCTTCAAGACCTCAGCAGGGGCAACCCTTCTCTTTTGCTATGGTCCTGATTCCAGTTGGGCTATTAACCAAACACACAAATGCTAAACTATGTAATGACATGTCATACCTAGTTTTGCCCTGAACTCTCTTAATGGTTCACAATAGTTAGGCAATTACTGAACAAAGACAAACCTGAATAAAACCCTAGCTGAAGAACATTGTGACAAGAACCTGAATAGGCTTgatttctgtttcagaaccaaGCAGTTTTAACAAAGTACATTCTATGCTGTAAGAAAAAGAGTTCCATAGTCACCAGGCGCACCTTTCCACATATTCACCACTTCCTAGTCTTCTTAATAACCAAATAACACTTCTAGAAGGTTCATCAAGTATCAGTCCACCATCAGTTTACTGATGTGGCCCACTGTTTGACATCTGTTGGGCAGTTTGGGTACACTTGTAGAGCATCCATTATTTGGCTGTTGTCCAAAAGCAGTTTCATTAGCAAATATTCTCTTTGTACAGATGTAGATGGCCCTTCCACAGATTTTATCAACTCAAGATGTTGCAAATGTTCAAAAGCCTGAAATAAAAGAATTGATACAAATCATAAATAAGAATATTTTCCACCATTTTTCACTGGATAAGAAATCAGGAAGTATAATTTAAATTGAAAGTGTATCTTGCAGCTACATTAAAAACATGGCCTACACTTGGGCTATTAATTCAGTCTCATTCTCAGAAACAAAGGATATCAGTCCTAAAAGATATTATATATTCAGACTAGTAAGCTGCACATATACATTTAATGCACACCAGAGGGCAGTACAGTACCAGCCAATGAAAGAAGGATCATCCTGCATTGATTTAAAGTCAAAGTATACAATTCCTGACATTCACAAAACATTAGTATTTAGTTTTAAGTCAAGTGGAGTTAAAGTACATCAAAATACATCTAAAGTATTTCAATTACATTTCAAGCTATTCATTCAGCTCCTATGACAACAAAACAATCCACTTTCTACGTAATGCACAGTAGGTTATACGTACCTTCATGACAACAGGCTTCTCAAAATTGTACACAGTATGTGCCTTCctctggacaaatttctggtatTCTGCATTAACAAATAGATATATTACTCCTGCTGCTTTACAGGAAATAAACCTGTTTTATAAAGAATTTAATATCACCTCACCATTATAAACCATCTGAAAGTTAAAAGGTTCTCCATCGTAAGTATCATTCAAATGTTTCATAGCTATTATGAGACAAAATTCCAACACAGACAGACCTATAAGAGAAAGGCAAGTTTTTAATTTCTCTTACTTCACCAGCAATTTGAAACTATTTTGTATTATATTCCTCTTTTCCTTTGAGCAGTTTTTCAGGGAGATTGTCAGAAAAAAATAAGCTTACTTGTGCAATTTTGTCTCCAATTGATCTTCCCAATGCATTATAGCCAAACATATTAGAGATTCCTCACAATAACTCAAAAATACTGCCAAATCACACTCTGCCTGCTGATAAGTTCTCAACAAGCATATTTATGCAATATATGTATCTGCTCATTTTTCTAGACATAAAGGTAATCTGAAAACCATGAAAAACCATGACTAGCAGGAACCATAGGTTGTTCAATACTAATGATGGTTACTACGAGGGCTATTCTGAAAGTAAGTACCacttggctgttaaaaaaacaagacttgtcattgctctcctgcctcccaggcGAATGTCCTGCCTTTAAGGTCCCAGAAGACAGTGGCCAAATAGACAAAGTTTGTTTGGCAAGTTTGATATTTGCGCAGTAAGCTCCATAAGACAATGGCTGCTCAAACAaacttttttcaacaaaaagctaaTGAAACCTTAAAGGAAGGACCTTAAAGGACCACCCAATCACCTgggattcagaaaaaaaaaaaagagaggaatgtCTACATCTACATTGGGCTGATTCTTCTGCAGGACAATGCATGCGCACGCACACATGCACAGATTGATCCTGGAATGAGTTACCAGCTAACTAAGCTCCCTGGCCTGCCAGGAACATTCTTCATGGAGGGGATAAATAAGCTTGTCCCAGGACTTGACAATTGCCTCAGTTCAGATGCAGACTGTGTGGAGAAGTAGTCAACCAGCAGGAATGAGATTTTAACAACTAACGTGGCAAAGTACCTTTATTGTATTTAAACAAGAATTGTCTCCAGAAGTTGAGTCTAGTTAATGTATATGGACACTTTTCTGTTTAACACAGAAAAGTgttttattgtttatgccaataaaggttcttgaCTTTGACTTGTGGCCATGGTACTTAACTTCTGAGCAGTATTAAATTGTTCTCCTTAAGTCTTGTTCTTTTAACAGCCAAGCGGTACTTACTTTTAGAACAGCTCTCCTATAAACTAGAAAGTGCAGAAAACAAATAGAGCATGTGACAAAGGATGGATGGAGAATATACGCGTACACCCCCCCAGCCCAAACTAGAATTTGGGCAGGATGTCTAAGAGTTAAAGAAACTACATGAGCACAAATGTTTCTGTCCAGCAAGTTATGTAGTTTCTAGATTATCAACTGGTACCTTTAAAGAGGCTCTTATTTACCAAGGCTTCCCTTCTTACCATGCATGATATTTGCTTTGGAGTCCATTCTATAGAGTTTACTTGCTTCAAGAAGGTCTGACACAGTGATATATGGATGAGACACAGTTATACTACTTACAGCAAGCATctgaagacaaaataaaatatttatctactGATTAAATGTACATTCCATACATTGCAAATTTATTtacgttttagattgtgagcccttttgggacagggagccattagttatttgatttttctctggaaaccgctttgtgaactttttgttgaaaagcagtatataaatactgttaataataataataatgcatattACAGAATATTTCTATAATCATTCCTAATAGAAAATGTATCTTTATTAATCACCTGAAAACATTGCTATAGATCCCAATCTACAATTGCTGCAATGACAAACATTAAGAACTCTGACAGTTTTTAGCACTGAAGAAAGATTAATTCATGGTAAACTGCATCCTTCGCAAATAGATCATCAAGTACATTTGGCAATAACAGTCTGGTTCAAACATTAACCATAAACCAAAATACAGGTTGAATCTCTttcgcgagggttctgttcccagaactcacatggatggcaaaaattgcattaaagcaaatccatttaaaaaacaatatccctTTTCTAGGcaatttaagaacagccttgctgacctttggaatacagacagagtcattaggcatacaatccatccatcagtctctctccaagtgcttagaaaggcttaaTTCCAAGCCAgcaacccttcccttcacccagagcgcagCATTAGGAAgtaatgcaaagtgattatctttctttcacatgctcagggcgAAGGGAAGGGTTGCTAGCCTTGGAGcgaagctgttctaagtacctggagagagaatgattgagaTTGTCAGCCAGATGCCCTCTCTTCCATTAATGAGGAtactgttaaatgactttttccctttaaattaaagggctcttctcaacaccttgagataaaaccacggataaaaaaatccatggataattaggttatacctatagtATGCTATGTGTACAAGCATCAGAGAGCTACAGGCTAATACATGTCTGCAGCTCCTTTTCTGCCCGCGAGTAGGAAAAGACTGAAGCTTCGGCTTTAGAACAAACCACATAATAAACCAAACAACCACATAAACAAACCAAATAAATGTGGCATGTGCATTTATTAGAGGAAACCAGGATAAAGCCACAGGTTGATTCACAGTGTTAAGACATGGGTTGAAGTTGCAACTATACTGGGCCAGTATATAAGCCCAGTAggcaaaaaatacaattaaatgaaACATTTATCATGCTTGTATAGCTTAGATTAATGTGGTGCACACTGGCTATATTATAATGATGGTTACCCTTAACACTTTAATGTATTTCAGCACAGAAATACAAGTTCAATAAACTGGTTTCTTATAGGGATGTTTAATACACAACACAGCTTAGAAAAGGATGGATacagttttttttcttaaatgacttcggctgcaatcctaaccacacttttctgagagtaagccccacaaaacaaaacagaacttacttcttagtagaccttgttaggattgtgccctaagggcataatcctatccaactttccagcaccaatgcaacagcaatctagtcccaaggtaagggagcaaatgttcccttaccttgatgagtcctccatgactgaccccatcaccaccacaggaggcagtgtacacctcattggcacagctgcatcagtactggaaagttagatagggttGCACCCTAAACCATTAGTGATCTGAGTGATCTAAGGCTGCTATTCTGTGTGTGCTTACCTAAGAATAAGTCCCTATTGAATAAGTTAACAgggctcacttctgagcagacacacaagGATCACACTGTCAGTTCATTAGTTTCAGGGAATGCTGACATTCCACAATATCAATGCACACTCTAATATTTTCAGAACTAGACCTTGGGTAGGTTCACACAATGCATTTGGCTGTCCATGTAAAGAATTCCAACAACTCCTGTCCACAAGTTAACACTGAAAAAATGTAATTTATTAAGCATTTGTTACCTAAAGCAGCACTCTAATGGCCCAAATGGATCAGATTGGGGCCACTGGCAGAACAGGTGTTCCACAAGTAGAAGTGCCAGTATACAGGTAAAAGTGCCTAGATCTGGCATGCAATGCACAAGGTTGTCATACTCACTGACACTGCTGGCGAATGCAACAAGACCAAAAGTGCAGTTTCTGGCAGCCACATGCATTCACCAGCAGCAAGGACCTCATTTACCTGTACCAGGAAAGGTAGCagtggggaaaggagagatgggGGGAAGGAACTGaagggagtttctgggtggggacgGGAGAGCAATCTGggtagggagaaggcaggaggggtggagccAGTGGCAATGGTACACACCAATCTTATTCCGCTTTAAAacctccctgcctcttttcttTCCCAAGACATATGACACtgattttggtggcatatgtctgagaagacccattggtgatcaggaaGCTTACTAAATAGGAACACATTCCTTGCcattatattttttaatatgtatgttaatttcttttccattcaAAATCAGAAGCGTATCCACCAACTTCCAagtctaaaaataaaaacattggtCAGAAAGTACTGAATTAAGGTGCCAAGATTACCTTACCAATAAGCTGTAAAGAGACTGCAGGTCTTTGCTATAATGGAATTGATTTTGCAGTACTTCCCTCACTGTCCGGTCTTCAAGGAGAGActaaatcaaaagaaaaaaatttaacaaTTGTAGAAGTTAGCTTTGTAGACTGTACTCTCAAAATAACATACTGACTGCATGAATGTTTCTGTTAAGACTTGTTTAACTTATATGAAAACAAACAAGATACAAAACAAAATCACCTATTCACCATTACAGTTTTTCAGAAGTAAACCAGAGGGTATAAACTTTAGAGACTGGTTTTTTCATACTTTCCATCATCTTTCAAATAAGTACAAGTATCATATTACAATTTCTTCCAATTTCTTCCAATACTAATATTTTCTAAATTGAAACATGACATTTGTCACCATGTACATCAATTCAGATTGGCCTTGAGAATGTTATGCACCCTTTTTAAAAGGTTCTTATATA
This window contains:
- the ORC4 gene encoding origin recognition complex subunit 4 isoform X3, encoding MEIKQVRDNILQVHLNGLLQTSDKIALKEITRQLNLENVVGDKVFGSFAENLAFLLEALKTGDRAHSCPVLFILDEFDLFVHHKNQTLLYNLFDISQSAQTPIAVVGLTCRLDILELMEKRVKSRFSHRQIFLMNSFDFKTYLNICKEQLSLPPEYTEKYFAQKWNKNIQSLLEDRTVREVLQNQFHYSKDLQSLYSLLMLAVSSITVSHPYITVSDLLEASKLYRMDSKANIMHGLSVLEFCLIIAMKHLNDTYDGEPFNFQMVYNEYQKFVQRKAHTVYNFEKPVVMKAFEHLQHLELIKSVEGPSTSVQREYLLMKLLLDNSQIMDALQVYPNCPTDVKQWATSVN